From the genome of Nicotiana sylvestris chromosome 2, ASM39365v2, whole genome shotgun sequence, one region includes:
- the LOC104215609 gene encoding uncharacterized protein isoform X1 has translation MIKKENKTTKAWPRYSCPLAFPVALSALKKLTPLYINYSLSSSITFNRSSIMRTRSAEKKSAGKQQIAAEPAAEPVAATKRTPPSRARQVRASGSTIPSPAEEAKASDADEAVQSTPEAKPASGRKTTRRVVRKVVKKIPDSSRTTPDKTPRSEDAGTAVPEDTDQDKVAEDSKEDPVKEKDAAESKKCVKKGDAEDSKEDHVKVENAQESKKSIKEEETENSKEVHVKEEDAEDSKEVPLKEEDAEDSKEDPVKEEGLQDLKEDAAEEKDTEDLKEDIVKEEDAENSKEDPVKEKGLQDLKEDATMEKDAEDLKEDIVKEEDIVESKEEAIKVKDVEESKENVVMGEDAEESKEDVVMGEDAEGSKEDAVMEKNVEVSKEDAVMEKNVEVSKEDLVKEEDAEDSKEYHVKEEDAEGSKEDAVMEKDAEESKEDLVKKEDAEYSKEYPVKEDGAEGSKEDAVKEKNAEDSKECPVMEEDGEESKEEPVKEEDAEESKEDPVKEKDAEDLNDAGPTLMYEMDPEELEESSNNLVGTVQDVGDSVMEDQNGNEEEHTGDAQEEPAKNTLMSLDEVNVGSDMRSSEEIRHDMGTSENQGSTTTYVQSEDLIIGDMKSSDNQEHVSTELKIQEGEGSNKAKEGSELMGGKDSNSTPTGDNINANCAEDRMEEDTDKKMKGKDISVDEVGEDKIEAFADQENGEEFVEDGVPEDCEEAEALDDERAQLAAHAKERMKRKELEVFVGGLDRDAVEEDLKRVFQHVGEVIDVRMHREVSTNKNKGYAFVKFATKEQASRALSEMRNPVIRGKRCGTAPSEDNDTLFLGNICNTWTKEAVRQKLKDYGVEGVQSINLVADPKHEGLSRGFAFLEFPCHTDAMTAYKILQRPDVVFGHSERTAKVAFAEPLRDPDPEVMAQVKSVFIDGLPPYWDEDRAREKFKCFGDISRITLARNMSTAKRKDFGFVDFSTHEAAVACVAGINNTELGDGNLKAKVRARLSNPQPKTQALKGGLSGGFRISRGPMGRGFPRGGHTFGRANFPRGRGFYPRVPGHGGRMGFVEHQFGSSYPPIRGRSNFGRAGGRWNLSGAQPVSVEGPMFLDRMRHGDRGHADDAFFRRQQFPVEGLNRPFMGRHFEDRYYHDNTDHGLKRPFPMTDPDLDYSGPSRRPRFDHSESANSLHGDRYRDNFPPGGDHYTRDYYGSDPGRGPYPSFNGGDRPFGRGYGRGYY, from the exons atgattaaaaaagaaaataaaacaacaaaagCCTGGCCGAGGTATTCGTGTCCTCTTGCCTTCCCCGTCGCCTTATCGGCTCTTAAAAAGTTGACTCCTCTCTATATAAATTATTCCCTCAGTAGTAGTATAACTTTTAACCGATCATCAATTATGAGAACTCGAAGTGCCGAAAAGAAATCTGCCGGAAAACAGCAAATCGCTGCCGAGCCGGCGGCTGAGCCAGTTGCCGCGACGAAGCGTACTCCGCCCTCTAGGGCTAGGCAAGTTAGGGCCTCTGGATCCACTATCCCATCACCGG CTGAAGAAGCAAAAGCTTCAGATGCAGATGAGGCTGTTCAATCAACACCGGAAGCAAAACCTGCTTCAGGTAGGAAAACTACTCGAAGGGTTGTGAGGAAAGTGGTAAAGAAAATTCCGGATTCTTCTAGAACTACTCCGGATAAGACACCTAGATCAGAAGATGCTGGAACGGCAGTGCCTGAAGATACTGACCAAGATAAGGTTGCAGAGGACTCAAAGGAAGATCCTGTCAAAGAGAAAGATGCAGCAGAATCAAAGAAATGTGTCAAGAAGGGAGATGCAGAAGACTCGAAGGAAGATCATGTGAAGGTTGAAAATGCACAGGAATCAAAGAAATCTATCAAGGAGGAAGAGACAGAGAATTCGAAGGAAGTTCATGTCAAGGAGGAAGATGCAGAGGATTCAAAGGAAGTCCCTCTCAAGGAGGAAGATGCAGAGGACTCAAAGGAAGATCCTGTCAAGGAGGAAGGTCTACAGGACCTAAAGGAAGATGCTGCAGAGGAGAAAGATACAGAGGACTTAAAGGAAGATATTGTCAaggaggaagatgctgagaactCAAAGGAAGATCCTGTCAAGGAGAAAGGTCTACAGGACCTAAAGGAAGATGCTACAATGGAGAAAGACGCAGAGGACTTAAAGGAAGATATTGTCAAGGAGGAAGATATAGTTGAGTCAAAAGAGGAGGCTATAAAGGTGAAAGATGTAGAGGAGTCAAAGGAAAATGTTGTAATGGGGGAAGATGCAGAGGAGTCAAAGGAAGATGTTGTAATGGGGGAAGATGCAGAGGGTTCAAAGGAAGATGCTGTGATGGAGAAAAATGTGGAGGTGTCGAAGGAAGATGCTGTGATGGAGAAAAATGTGGAGGTGTCGAAGGAAGATCTTGTCAAGGAGGAAGATGCAGAGGACTCAAAGGAATATCATGTGAAGGAGGAAGATGCAGAGGGTTCAAAGGAAGATGCTGTGATGGAGAAAGATGCAGAGGAGTCGAAGGAAGATCTTGTCAAGAAGGAAGATGCAGAGTACTCAAAGGAATATCCTGTGAAGGAGGACGGTGCAGAGGGTTCAAAGGAAGATGCCGTGAAAGAGAAAAATGCAGAGGACTCAAAGGAATGTCCTGTCATGGAGGAAGATGGAGAGGAGTCAAAGGAAGAACCTGTCAAGGAGGAAGATGCAGAGGAGTCAAAGGAAGATCCTGTTAAGGAGAAAGATGCAGAGGATTTAAATGATGCAGGACCAACGCTCATGTATGAGATGGATCCTGAAGAATTGGAAGAATCTTCAAATAATTTAGTGGGCACAGTTCAAGATGTTGGTGATTCTGTGATGGAAGATCAAAATGGAAACGAGGAGGAACATACAGGTGATGCACAGGAGGAACCAGCTAAAAATACTTTAATGTCTCTAGATGAAGTAAATGTTGGCAGTGATATGAGATCATCAGAGGAAATTCGCCATGATATGGGAACTTCAGAAAATCAGGGATCTACTACTACATATGTCCAATCTGAGGATCTGATTATTGGTGATATGAAATCTTCAGATAATCAGGAACATGTTTCTACAGAACTGAAAATTCAGGAGGGTGAAGGATCTAATAAAGCAAAAGAAGGATCGGAGTTGATGGGAGGAAAGGACAGTAATTCAACTCCTACTGGCGATAATATAAATGCAAATTGTGCAGAAGATAGAATGGAGGAAGATACTGACAAGAAGATGAAGGGAAAGGATATTTCTGTTGACGAAGTTGGTGAAGATAAAATAGAGGCTTTTGCTGATCAAGAGAATGGTGAAGAGTTTGTGGAAGATGGTGTACCCGAGGACTGTGAAGAAGCTGAGGCTCTGGATGATGAGCGGGCTCAACTGGCTGCCCATgcaaaggaaagaatgaagaggaAAGAGCTAGAAGTATTTGTTGGTGGGTTAGACCGTGATGCTGTGGAGGAGGATCTAAAAAGGGTGTTCCAGCATGTTGGAGAGGTAATTGATGTTCGAATGCACAGAGAGGTGTCAACGAACAAGAATAAGGGATACGCATTCGTGAAGTTTGCAACTAAGGAGCAAGCAAGCCGTGCTTTGTCTGAAATGAGAAACCCAGTT ATACGGGGAAAGCGATGTGGCACTGCTCCAAGTGAGGACAATGACACCTTATTCTTAGGAAATATTTGCAATACATGGACAAAGGAAGCC GTGAGGCAAAAGCTGAAAGATTATGGTGTAGAAGGTGTTCAAAGCATTAACCTGGTGGCCGATCCGAAACATGAAGGTTTGAGTCGTGGTTTTGCATTTCTGGAGTTCCCTTGTCACACTGATGCCATGACAGCATACAAAATACTTCAAAGGCCTGATGTTGTTTTTGGTCACTCTGAGAGGACTGCCAAAGTAGCTTTTGCTGAACCTTTACGTGATCCAGATCCAGAGGTAATGGCTCAAGTGAAGTCAGTATTTATTGATGGACTCCCTCCTTATTGGGATGAAGATCGCGCCCGTGAGAAATTTAAATGTTTTGGGGATATTTCAAGAATTACGCTAGCCAGGAATATGTCAACGGCAAAGCGGAAGGATTTTGGATTTGTTGATTTCAGCACACATGAAGCTGCTGTTGCTTGTGTTGCGGGCATAAATAACACAGAGCTGGGTGATGGCAATTTGAAG GCAAAAGTGCGAGCTAGGCTTTCAAATCCTCAACCAAAAACTCAGGCTCTAAAAGGTGGATTGTCTGGAGGATTCCGAATTAGCCGTGGTCCCATGG GAAGGGGCTTTCCCCGAGGAGGGCATACTTTTGGTAGAGCTAATTTTCCGCGCGGTAGGGGCTTTTACCCGCGTGTACCTGGTCATGGCGGTAGAATGGGCTTTGTTGAACATCAATTTGGTAGCTCTTATCCTCCCATCCGTGGAAGGTCAAACTTTGGACGGG CAGGTGGGAGGTGGAATCTCAGTGGTGCTCAGCCAGTATCTGTTGAGGGTCCAATGTTTCTTGATAGAATGAGGCACGGAGATAGAGGCCATGCAGATGATGCCTTCTTTAGGAGACAACAATTTCCTGTTGAAGGACTTAACAGGCCATTCATGGGTAGGCACTTTGAGGACCGTTACTATCATGATAACACTGACCATGGGTTGAAGAGGCCCTTTCCTATGACA GACCCGGATCTGGATTACTCGGGCCCGAGCAGACGTCCTCGGTTTGATCATTCAGAGTCTGCAAATTCTCTTCACGGGGATCGTTATAGAG ATAATTTTCCTCCCGGTGGCGATCATTACACACGTGATTATTACGGCTCTGAT CCTGGGAGAGGCCCGTATCCATCTTTCAATGGAGGTGATCGTCCATTTGGGCGTGGTTATGGACGTGGTTATTATTAG
- the LOC104215609 gene encoding uncharacterized protein isoform X2: MIKKENKTTKAWPRYSCPLAFPVALSALKKLTPLYINYSLSSSITFNRSSIMRTRSAEKKSAGKQQIAAEPAAEPVAATKRTPPSRARQVRASGSTIPSPAEEAKASDADEAVQSTPEAKPASGRKTTRRVVRKVVKKIPDSSRTTPDKTPRSEDAGTAVPEDTDQDKVAEDSKEDPVKEKDAAESKKCVKKGDAEDSKEDHVKVENAQESKKSIKEEETENSKEVHVKEEDAEDSKEVPLKEEDAEDSKEDPVKEEGLQDLKEDAAEEKDTEDLKEDIVKEEDAENSKEDPVKEKGLQDLKEDATMEKDAEDLKEDIVKEEDIVESKEEAIKVKDVEESKENVVMGEDAEESKEDVVMGEDAEGSKEDAVMEKNVEVSKEDAVMEKNVEVSKEDLVKEEDAEDSKEYHVKEEDAEGSKEDAVMEKDAEESKEDLVKKEDAEYSKEYPVKEDGAEGSKEDAVKEKNAEDSKECPVMEEDGEESKEEPVKEEDAEESKEDPVKEKDAEDLNDAGPTLMYEMDPEELEESSNNLVGTVQDVGDSVMEDQNGNEEEHTGDAQEEPAKNTLMSLDEVNVGSDMRSSEEIRHDMGTSENQGSTTTYVQSEDLIIGDMKSSDNQEHVSTELKIQEGEGSNKAKEGSELMGGKDSNSTPTGDNINANCAEDRMEEDTDKKMKGKDISVDEVGEDKIEAFADQENGEEFVEDGVPEDCEEAEALDDERAQLAAHAKERMKRKELEVFVGGLDRDAVEEDLKRVFQHVGEVIDVRMHREVSTNKNKGYAFVKFATKEQASRALSEMRNPVIRGKRCGTAPSEDNDTLFLGNICNTWTKEAVRQKLKDYGVEGVQSINLVADPKHEGLSRGFAFLEFPCHTDAMTAYKILQRPDVVFGHSERTAKVAFAEPLRDPDPEVMAQVKSVFIDGLPPYWDEDRAREKFKCFGDISRITLARNMSTAKRKDFGFVDFSTHEAAVACVAGINNTELGDGNLKAKVRARLSNPQPKTQALKGGLSGGFRISRGPMGRGFPRGGHTFGRANFPRGRGFYPRVPGHGGRMGFVEHQFGSSYPPIRGRSNFGRGGRWNLSGAQPVSVEGPMFLDRMRHGDRGHADDAFFRRQQFPVEGLNRPFMGRHFEDRYYHDNTDHGLKRPFPMTDPDLDYSGPSRRPRFDHSESANSLHGDRYRDNFPPGGDHYTRDYYGSDPGRGPYPSFNGGDRPFGRGYGRGYY; encoded by the exons atgattaaaaaagaaaataaaacaacaaaagCCTGGCCGAGGTATTCGTGTCCTCTTGCCTTCCCCGTCGCCTTATCGGCTCTTAAAAAGTTGACTCCTCTCTATATAAATTATTCCCTCAGTAGTAGTATAACTTTTAACCGATCATCAATTATGAGAACTCGAAGTGCCGAAAAGAAATCTGCCGGAAAACAGCAAATCGCTGCCGAGCCGGCGGCTGAGCCAGTTGCCGCGACGAAGCGTACTCCGCCCTCTAGGGCTAGGCAAGTTAGGGCCTCTGGATCCACTATCCCATCACCGG CTGAAGAAGCAAAAGCTTCAGATGCAGATGAGGCTGTTCAATCAACACCGGAAGCAAAACCTGCTTCAGGTAGGAAAACTACTCGAAGGGTTGTGAGGAAAGTGGTAAAGAAAATTCCGGATTCTTCTAGAACTACTCCGGATAAGACACCTAGATCAGAAGATGCTGGAACGGCAGTGCCTGAAGATACTGACCAAGATAAGGTTGCAGAGGACTCAAAGGAAGATCCTGTCAAAGAGAAAGATGCAGCAGAATCAAAGAAATGTGTCAAGAAGGGAGATGCAGAAGACTCGAAGGAAGATCATGTGAAGGTTGAAAATGCACAGGAATCAAAGAAATCTATCAAGGAGGAAGAGACAGAGAATTCGAAGGAAGTTCATGTCAAGGAGGAAGATGCAGAGGATTCAAAGGAAGTCCCTCTCAAGGAGGAAGATGCAGAGGACTCAAAGGAAGATCCTGTCAAGGAGGAAGGTCTACAGGACCTAAAGGAAGATGCTGCAGAGGAGAAAGATACAGAGGACTTAAAGGAAGATATTGTCAaggaggaagatgctgagaactCAAAGGAAGATCCTGTCAAGGAGAAAGGTCTACAGGACCTAAAGGAAGATGCTACAATGGAGAAAGACGCAGAGGACTTAAAGGAAGATATTGTCAAGGAGGAAGATATAGTTGAGTCAAAAGAGGAGGCTATAAAGGTGAAAGATGTAGAGGAGTCAAAGGAAAATGTTGTAATGGGGGAAGATGCAGAGGAGTCAAAGGAAGATGTTGTAATGGGGGAAGATGCAGAGGGTTCAAAGGAAGATGCTGTGATGGAGAAAAATGTGGAGGTGTCGAAGGAAGATGCTGTGATGGAGAAAAATGTGGAGGTGTCGAAGGAAGATCTTGTCAAGGAGGAAGATGCAGAGGACTCAAAGGAATATCATGTGAAGGAGGAAGATGCAGAGGGTTCAAAGGAAGATGCTGTGATGGAGAAAGATGCAGAGGAGTCGAAGGAAGATCTTGTCAAGAAGGAAGATGCAGAGTACTCAAAGGAATATCCTGTGAAGGAGGACGGTGCAGAGGGTTCAAAGGAAGATGCCGTGAAAGAGAAAAATGCAGAGGACTCAAAGGAATGTCCTGTCATGGAGGAAGATGGAGAGGAGTCAAAGGAAGAACCTGTCAAGGAGGAAGATGCAGAGGAGTCAAAGGAAGATCCTGTTAAGGAGAAAGATGCAGAGGATTTAAATGATGCAGGACCAACGCTCATGTATGAGATGGATCCTGAAGAATTGGAAGAATCTTCAAATAATTTAGTGGGCACAGTTCAAGATGTTGGTGATTCTGTGATGGAAGATCAAAATGGAAACGAGGAGGAACATACAGGTGATGCACAGGAGGAACCAGCTAAAAATACTTTAATGTCTCTAGATGAAGTAAATGTTGGCAGTGATATGAGATCATCAGAGGAAATTCGCCATGATATGGGAACTTCAGAAAATCAGGGATCTACTACTACATATGTCCAATCTGAGGATCTGATTATTGGTGATATGAAATCTTCAGATAATCAGGAACATGTTTCTACAGAACTGAAAATTCAGGAGGGTGAAGGATCTAATAAAGCAAAAGAAGGATCGGAGTTGATGGGAGGAAAGGACAGTAATTCAACTCCTACTGGCGATAATATAAATGCAAATTGTGCAGAAGATAGAATGGAGGAAGATACTGACAAGAAGATGAAGGGAAAGGATATTTCTGTTGACGAAGTTGGTGAAGATAAAATAGAGGCTTTTGCTGATCAAGAGAATGGTGAAGAGTTTGTGGAAGATGGTGTACCCGAGGACTGTGAAGAAGCTGAGGCTCTGGATGATGAGCGGGCTCAACTGGCTGCCCATgcaaaggaaagaatgaagaggaAAGAGCTAGAAGTATTTGTTGGTGGGTTAGACCGTGATGCTGTGGAGGAGGATCTAAAAAGGGTGTTCCAGCATGTTGGAGAGGTAATTGATGTTCGAATGCACAGAGAGGTGTCAACGAACAAGAATAAGGGATACGCATTCGTGAAGTTTGCAACTAAGGAGCAAGCAAGCCGTGCTTTGTCTGAAATGAGAAACCCAGTT ATACGGGGAAAGCGATGTGGCACTGCTCCAAGTGAGGACAATGACACCTTATTCTTAGGAAATATTTGCAATACATGGACAAAGGAAGCC GTGAGGCAAAAGCTGAAAGATTATGGTGTAGAAGGTGTTCAAAGCATTAACCTGGTGGCCGATCCGAAACATGAAGGTTTGAGTCGTGGTTTTGCATTTCTGGAGTTCCCTTGTCACACTGATGCCATGACAGCATACAAAATACTTCAAAGGCCTGATGTTGTTTTTGGTCACTCTGAGAGGACTGCCAAAGTAGCTTTTGCTGAACCTTTACGTGATCCAGATCCAGAGGTAATGGCTCAAGTGAAGTCAGTATTTATTGATGGACTCCCTCCTTATTGGGATGAAGATCGCGCCCGTGAGAAATTTAAATGTTTTGGGGATATTTCAAGAATTACGCTAGCCAGGAATATGTCAACGGCAAAGCGGAAGGATTTTGGATTTGTTGATTTCAGCACACATGAAGCTGCTGTTGCTTGTGTTGCGGGCATAAATAACACAGAGCTGGGTGATGGCAATTTGAAG GCAAAAGTGCGAGCTAGGCTTTCAAATCCTCAACCAAAAACTCAGGCTCTAAAAGGTGGATTGTCTGGAGGATTCCGAATTAGCCGTGGTCCCATGG GAAGGGGCTTTCCCCGAGGAGGGCATACTTTTGGTAGAGCTAATTTTCCGCGCGGTAGGGGCTTTTACCCGCGTGTACCTGGTCATGGCGGTAGAATGGGCTTTGTTGAACATCAATTTGGTAGCTCTTATCCTCCCATCCGTGGAAGGTCAAACTTTGGACGGG GTGGGAGGTGGAATCTCAGTGGTGCTCAGCCAGTATCTGTTGAGGGTCCAATGTTTCTTGATAGAATGAGGCACGGAGATAGAGGCCATGCAGATGATGCCTTCTTTAGGAGACAACAATTTCCTGTTGAAGGACTTAACAGGCCATTCATGGGTAGGCACTTTGAGGACCGTTACTATCATGATAACACTGACCATGGGTTGAAGAGGCCCTTTCCTATGACA GACCCGGATCTGGATTACTCGGGCCCGAGCAGACGTCCTCGGTTTGATCATTCAGAGTCTGCAAATTCTCTTCACGGGGATCGTTATAGAG ATAATTTTCCTCCCGGTGGCGATCATTACACACGTGATTATTACGGCTCTGAT CCTGGGAGAGGCCCGTATCCATCTTTCAATGGAGGTGATCGTCCATTTGGGCGTGGTTATGGACGTGGTTATTATTAG